The following coding sequences are from one Devosia yakushimensis window:
- a CDS encoding glycosyltransferase family 8 protein — protein MKNTGDAIHVALTFDDAFWAPAYATMRSVCVATDRKADLVFHLLNLGLTPAHRKDLDAISEEFGATLVYHPLEGTDLLGERISRLPAVKTRRLHNIVYARLFIQHLLPADAERVIYLDCDVIVRTPIEHLAEMDMAGRTIAAVQQPERFKQAGGRDLREFKAISMARPYFNAGVMLIDLARYRQVDIVGVLLDRVPADQIGRLYYDQDIINIVFADDIFELDSRWNLQNPETSHEAFNPLIVHYSGSIKPWALKPNVAYARTYRHTMTNKLFYRYWRYRVVRATKRAFGLA, from the coding sequence ATGAAAAATACTGGTGATGCCATTCATGTGGCATTGACGTTCGACGACGCTTTCTGGGCGCCGGCATATGCCACCATGCGCAGCGTCTGTGTCGCGACCGATCGCAAGGCCGATCTCGTCTTCCACTTGCTGAATCTGGGGTTGACGCCGGCACACCGGAAAGACCTCGACGCCATTTCCGAGGAGTTCGGGGCCACGCTGGTCTACCATCCGCTGGAAGGTACTGACCTGCTCGGTGAACGAATATCGCGGCTCCCGGCCGTGAAAACGCGGCGCCTGCACAACATCGTTTATGCGCGCCTCTTCATCCAGCATCTGCTGCCAGCGGACGCCGAGCGGGTGATCTATCTGGACTGCGACGTGATCGTACGCACCCCCATTGAGCACCTCGCGGAAATGGACATGGCGGGCCGTACCATCGCGGCGGTCCAACAGCCGGAACGCTTCAAGCAGGCGGGCGGCCGTGATCTACGAGAATTCAAGGCCATCAGCATGGCGAGGCCCTACTTCAATGCAGGCGTGATGCTGATCGACCTGGCACGGTACCGCCAAGTCGACATCGTTGGCGTCCTGCTCGATCGGGTCCCAGCCGATCAAATCGGGCGGCTCTATTACGACCAGGATATCATCAACATCGTTTTTGCCGACGATATCTTTGAGCTGGATTCGCGCTGGAACCTGCAAAATCCTGAGACGTCCCACGAAGCGTTCAACCCTCTGATCGTCCACTATTCCGGCTCAATCAAGCCTTGGGCGCTCAAGCCAAACGTTGCCTATGCCCGGACCTACCGCCACACGATGACAAACAAGCTGTTTTATCGCTATTGGCGCTATCGCGTGGTCAGAGCAACCAAACGAGCCTTCGGCCTGGCCTAG
- a CDS encoding MucR family transcriptional regulator has protein sequence MTAAASNLTETTAIVAAYVSHNPVSVTGMADLIRLVHTALTGLTAPVVEPAPELTPAVPVRKSVSSDFIICLEDGKKFKSLRRHLRTHYALSPEQYREKWGLPADYPMVAPSYSETRSGLAKANGLGRKPGWQRAA, from the coding sequence ATGACTGCCGCCGCATCAAACCTCACCGAAACCACCGCCATCGTGGCCGCTTATGTTTCGCACAATCCCGTCTCGGTGACGGGCATGGCCGACCTGATCCGCTTGGTTCACACCGCCCTGACCGGCTTGACGGCACCCGTGGTCGAGCCAGCGCCTGAATTGACCCCGGCCGTCCCGGTGCGCAAATCGGTGTCATCCGATTTCATCATCTGTCTCGAGGACGGCAAGAAGTTCAAATCGCTCCGGCGCCACCTGCGCACCCACTATGCCCTCTCGCCCGAGCAATACCGCGAAAAGTGGGGCCTGCCGGCGGATTATCCGATGGTGGCCCCGAGCTATTCGGAAACCCGGTCCGGCCTGGCCAAGGCCAATGGTCTCGGCCGGAAGCCCGGCTGGCAGCGGGCGGCGTAG
- a CDS encoding DUF7694 domain-containing protein, with product MAETFEELPRNQRRIALRNEQKARTSGNWGPWNATELPMGMPGSMRGWTASVRRVHANRVWSVLERPLPDGAVHLAVSSLSGARPTWWEMQRLKDEIAGTAATAVEIYPPRDEVIDGANMYHLWVVPDGLPYSLKR from the coding sequence ATGGCTGAGACATTCGAAGAACTGCCACGCAACCAGCGCCGGATTGCGCTTCGGAATGAGCAGAAGGCTCGGACCAGCGGCAATTGGGGGCCATGGAACGCTACCGAGCTGCCTATGGGCATGCCGGGCAGCATGCGCGGCTGGACGGCATCGGTGCGCCGCGTCCATGCCAACAGGGTGTGGAGCGTGTTGGAGCGCCCCCTTCCCGACGGCGCCGTACACCTGGCCGTATCATCATTGTCTGGCGCGCGCCCCACCTGGTGGGAGATGCAGCGCCTCAAGGACGAGATCGCCGGCACTGCCGCCACCGCCGTCGAGATCTACCCACCGCGGGACGAGGTCATCGATGGGGCCAATATGTACCATCTCTGGGTAGTGCCGGATGGCTTGCCCTATTCTCTGAAACGGTAA
- a CDS encoding N-acetylmuramidase domain-containing protein yields the protein MLPISVIRQIDEAAKEHGLPPAHLAAVVDVESNGIVFATVGNEQLPVILFEPHIFYRRLSGAKRDRAVALGLASAKWNKALYPKGQAARWRQLQNASLIDPVAALESASYGVGQVMGYHWKALGFASVTEFVETVKSGLLGQIDVMVRYIVVNQLDDELRDGRWAGFARGYNGAEYKANRYDTKLAAAAALYGGEAPAPTPKGMLRLGSKGARVRELQALLIRAGSALEIDGDFGPATRDALVAFQKLAGIRPDGVYGPETEGALGEYRQGAGERPGEQPIADVKGVREGAGGIVAGFGVETATAYVDKATEQLQQIPVVSPIIDYALAGLSLVAAGLAVAGVLWAVKSWLDSRKTVEA from the coding sequence ATGCTCCCCATTTCCGTAATCCGCCAGATCGACGAGGCCGCCAAAGAGCATGGCTTGCCACCGGCACATCTTGCCGCGGTGGTCGACGTCGAGTCGAACGGCATCGTGTTCGCCACGGTCGGCAACGAGCAACTGCCAGTTATCCTCTTCGAACCGCATATCTTTTACCGGCGGCTGAGCGGTGCAAAGCGGGACCGCGCCGTTGCTCTGGGCCTGGCCTCTGCCAAATGGAACAAGGCGCTCTACCCCAAGGGCCAGGCGGCACGGTGGCGGCAGCTGCAAAATGCCAGCCTGATCGATCCCGTCGCGGCGCTCGAATCGGCCTCGTATGGCGTGGGCCAGGTGATGGGGTATCATTGGAAGGCTCTCGGCTTTGCCAGTGTCACCGAGTTCGTCGAGACGGTGAAGTCGGGTCTTCTTGGCCAGATCGACGTTATGGTCCGCTATATCGTGGTCAACCAGTTGGACGACGAGCTGCGCGATGGTCGTTGGGCCGGCTTCGCCCGGGGCTACAATGGCGCCGAGTACAAGGCCAACCGCTACGACACCAAGCTCGCCGCCGCGGCCGCCCTCTATGGCGGTGAAGCGCCGGCGCCGACACCGAAAGGGATGCTGCGGCTGGGCAGCAAGGGAGCTCGCGTCCGCGAGTTGCAGGCCCTGCTGATCCGGGCGGGCTCCGCGCTGGAGATCGATGGCGACTTCGGACCGGCAACCCGTGATGCGCTGGTTGCCTTTCAGAAGCTGGCCGGGATTAGGCCCGACGGTGTCTATGGTCCCGAGACAGAAGGTGCGCTGGGTGAATATCGCCAAGGCGCTGGTGAGCGGCCCGGTGAGCAGCCCATTGCCGACGTGAAGGGCGTGCGCGAAGGCGCCGGCGGTATCGTGGCCGGCTTCGGCGTGGAGACAGCGACCGCCTATGTCGACAAGGCAACCGAGCAGCTGCAGCAAATCCCCGTGGTGAGCCCGATCATTGACTATGCGCTGGCCGGGCTCTCGCTCGTTGCTGCCGGTCTGGCGGTGGCGGGTGTGCTCTGGGCGGTCAAGAGCTGGCTCGATTCCCGTAAGACGGTGGAGGCCTAG
- a CDS encoding DUF6107 family protein codes for MSSQEAIRMDLSIWAAKFFGSVVGVLISMVMVAPKNTRNGAYRILLAPIAGVIFAPAAQSVLWFLQGSTIEHHMAASCFTGFSCWFILEFTARMLSSEEWLRRLLEEVLRLRGDKGGGDGPATGK; via the coding sequence ATGAGCAGCCAAGAGGCAATTCGAATGGACTTGAGTATTTGGGCGGCCAAGTTCTTCGGCTCTGTGGTCGGGGTGCTGATTTCCATGGTGATGGTGGCGCCGAAAAACACCCGCAACGGCGCCTATCGCATCCTGCTGGCACCCATTGCGGGGGTGATCTTCGCACCGGCGGCCCAGAGCGTGCTGTGGTTTCTGCAAGGATCCACGATAGAGCACCACATGGCAGCGTCCTGTTTCACGGGCTTTTCCTGCTGGTTCATCCTCGAATTCACGGCGCGGATGCTGTCGAGCGAGGAATGGCTGCGCCGCCTGCTCGAGGAAGTGTTGCGGCTGCGCGGTGACAAGGGCGGTGGCGATGGCCCGGCGACGGGCAAGTAA